The nucleotide sequence TTGTGGCAACAAGAACAAAAGCCTCGAGACAGAAAGTTTGAGAAATCCATGATGCTACACTTGGGTAATGGAATATCTCTCAAGTTTACGACTAAAGATCAGAAAAAAATTTAAGATGCTTCATTTCTCGTAAACAAGTACAGTGGCTTTGTTTTCTAGAGAATACGAAAGGCCAACAAATGACactataaaatgaaaaaaaaaaagtttaagaaaATCTGTTTCTTGTTTGTTCAGGAGAATAAAAAAGCCAACACACAACATTTGAATTATAGGAAACACTTACTATCAAGCAATTTGACTCTTCACTAATCCTTAAAGTCAAGAACTTGATATGACAAAATGTATGATATCTATAAATAAATTTGGCTAGTTGAGTACTGGACAGATTGTCTTAGTTGGATACAATCCAGATAACACAGTCATAATAGGAGCAGAAGCCTTAGGTCAATGGTGTTCAAGAATCATGGAACACTAGGATATTTGATGACCAAAGAatataaagaaacaaaaaagatcTTCCTAGATCAAGTTCATCCTTATCCAAACTGTTTTTTGGAAAGTAACAAATTTTCTGGATTGGACACAGTCTAGATAACACAGTCATAATAGGAGCAAATGCCTCAGATTCCTAGATCAAGTTCATCCTTCACTGAACTGTTCCTTGGAAGGGAGTTATTTAACTTATCAGGAACTATCAAGTAAAAAGGATACACCACTGCAATAGCAAAATCGAATTGCATCAAGGATAATTAGAATCTTAGATACACAAAAAATTTTGGTCAATTCATTCATGCAACATGATACAAGAAACAAAGTATTAAATCTTGGTCTGAGACCAGTACTAGTCCTGGCCCATATCAGTCGGCATGGGTATGGTCAGTCCAATTCGACCCAAAAAAAGAAACTGGTTTAGGATTTCTTAATAAATTTGACCTAATAAGAGTAAACAATCAGTAAATATATATAAGTTTTGACTATAATGAGTACTTAATGAATTGAGATATGTTATAGATATGTACAACTATATATAAAGAAAACATGGGCTTTGATATTGACTTCTAAAATTAGTTAATGACCTAATAATGAATTACAAGAAGCTCTAAAAGGGCCTCAACAAACTCTTAATGGATCTATTATAGGATTAGGTAACCAGGGGTGATGTTACCACAATATAGGGTGGTACATCCAGTAATGTACCAATAGTTCACTTAATTTCAAATTGGACTGACCAAAATTGCCTAGTCCATGTTCCAGTGCCTCGTCAGACCTGTAAAAATCAAACATACCAGGAGGTATGAGTGGTTTTTAGAACTTTGATAAGAGGCTACTCTAGTATAGAGGAgacttaaaataaatataaataagatgAATAGGCACAAATCAGATGCAAACATAAGCTTATTGAAGCAGAAGTTTAGGTAATATGTAGTATGAAGCACCATAATACATAgtgaagaaataaaattatgttcAACCAGACAATAAATCCCACatctaaatcagttttatcatacaagTAGACAAACCTTTCGTCCTTGGAGATGACAACACGGGCAGACCCATCACATTACAGAATATATGCGCTACAATGGGAGATATTAGGCTCCCTGTATATGGTACAAATAGATTAATTCACGTCAGCATATGTATTTACATCTGCAAAATACAAAAAAAGTGTATGCCATCCCTAGACTCATACTACTAAGCAATAAACAACTAAAGAAAATATATACTGTAAGGTcatgattaattattttaattaaaacaaaattaatattcaataacATCAAATAAGGCCACAGCCCATGTGATGTCACTTCAGAGACCCAGAACTGGTGTTTGTTTGCGCCATTGTTATTGGAGTACATAAAAATTCTTTTTTATAATAGCTACCACCAGCCAAGCACGGTCTTTCATTGACCACATAGCAACCACTATGTCACCAGAACCCTAAAGTTACTGTGACCATTATTTTCAAAGGTTAAACAGAAACTGTTGAAACAGAAGGCCATGTAAAAGAAGCTTCTAGTCAACTCATGCCCATTAAAACTACAGTAAAAAAAAGAAGTGGCATCATATCTTACACAGGAGCATATTCAAAATGCACAAACCTGTTCGAATGAAGAGAAAAGATGTGTACCATCCAAATATCACGGTATAACCAAGCTGGAGTCCTAACAACAATGATGTAgcaattaaaaattataataacaaaagACGTCAGATAAAGCCTTAAAGTAGAACCATGTCAAACAGTACTTTTAAATTTTAACCATGACTTAGAAGAACTAGTGGAAGACAAATCAACACCAGGAATAAAAGAAGTACCTACAATCAGGAAAGCCTTCATAAAGCTATATTTTTGCTGGTAGTAGAGCTCCAAaaaatgatttaaatgagctgaaACAGAAAGGAGAAAAGAGGCAAAATGAGATTTCAAGATCATTGAAAGAAGAAATGCTTTTATTACATGGAAGTTGGAATGGACAATCATAGACATACCATGTCTAGAACTTTTAAGAGATCGTTTATCCTAAGAATCATGCACAAAATAAAACAGTACATAAATTTAGAGCTGTATGCATAACAAAATTTCCTGAATGACCACTTGCTATTATCATATTCAACACAAAAGAAAGGACAGAAACATGGAAAGTAGCAACACTAAAGAGATAAGCATCTACCTAAACTAAAGAAAATTGGACTGAGAAATACAATACTATAAGTTCCAAATCCTCCACAAAGAAGCAATGGTATCATACAGGCCCTGAAAACAAGCTCTTCAGTGATTGGTGCCTGCCCATAGAAGTTAATTATCAGTTTATCCCAAGTGAAAAAATAATACCACACTTTTAAACAAAGGCAAAGGAAGAAATAAAATGTATGCATGTGACTTGTAAACTATAAAACAGAAATTTCAAAACAAATTTGATGTTTATGCATATGTCCAGATCATTGATCGATTGATCCTTGCAGATTTTATATGTCTTTAATTCTTCAAGTTCATATTTGCGTAGAGGTCCTCTTCCCTTGTTGACCTTCATACTTCAAATAAGTTGCCCTGGCTCTTAAGATAATCAAGCTTTTCATTTATGCTTTTCCTTATTTTAACGTATCATTTGTACTTATATTATCTAATTGTTTGTCAAACATTCCTTTGCACTTTGTTATTTTAGGCTACCCTATACCTCGTCCCAGGCACTTCTGATCTTCTCGATGGCACTTTTGAGTTCAGaagtatttttttagttttaactGCATTGAGTTTCAAGATCTACTTTGCACGACTCAAAGGACAACAACGATTGTTTGATAGATCTACTTTTGACATCATATGATGTAGAATAATTTAACATGGTATGGAAAATAGGAGAGATACAATGACGGGAAGCTGCCTTTTATCCTCCAGTAAACAAAACTAGATAAGGCCTGCTGCAATCAAGCAATTAATTCCTCACTGAACGAAGTTGGCATATAATGGGTTTAACAGCTCACCATCTTATGCTATACACATTGAAAGTCAAACACTATTTCTACTTGTCCtccttttgaataaattttagtcATGTTGGAACTCCTTTCCTTGATGATCAAGGGCTCCAAGAAGAGATAAGTACAAAATAGGACACTATCCACTGACTTTTTTTAACCCCTAAATCAATTCTGAGTTGCCTCTAAAACTAAATATATCAATGCAACAAAacttaataaaaaaaacaaagaacCATTCTAACTTAATGAGACTCAAATCTCAAACTATACCGAACATGACCCGGCTTGCATCACAAGAATATACGTTCATTtactttatatatacatatatacacacataagtAAAAGCCAGAACacatattttctattttagaCCGAGAGAAGGGTGGAGACAGTCAACTAAAACCCTGGTGCAACAATGGATACATGCTAGGAAGCATTAAAATCCAGAAGTAAAGCCCTTACCACCACATAGTTACGCCAAGCCATAACATTCCGCGCGTATGCACAGACCCAATCTTTACATCTACGCCCATAAATTCCAACACTGCAGAAAGAATTTTCTCTACCTTCATCTTTCCATCTACTGACAAGCTTCCATGACTTTGAAACGAATGACCCGGCATATATCAAGGATGTCAGTAGGATAGGAAAGACCGCAGCTTGCCACTGCACAATCCGCTCCCATCATTaggaaatttcagccgcatagaaaCCCTACAAGCGCCGCAGCTCGATAACTTACCAAGTGGTCGCGCCTGATCCCAAGAACACCCAGAATAGTTGGAAAATCGTCGAGTCTCCCAAGCTACTAAAAGAATTGGAGTCAGATTCGCGTTTATTGAAACGAGGTGGGAGGAGGAGATGGAAAGAGAGGCGGCTTACTCCGAGGAGGAAGAGGCAGGAGATTACAGAGACTGCAGAGGAGACGACAGCGCAGGCGAACCGCCGGATCATGAAGCTTTCGAGCGAGTCCGGTGGAGGAAGGCGGAGGATTAGGGTAGGAGAGTAGAGTATCGCGACGTAGACGAATGCCATGGCCGCACACGCGGTCACCGCCACCCTCCCCGAGATCGGAGCCGTCGCCAGCGCTAAATGATCGGAGATCCGGGGATTTTCcgatgtggaggaggaggaggaggccatgGCCGTGGATGGGAATGAGGACGGCATCGGTAGCTTCCCACACGGAGGCGGAAAAGCAGCCTCCGCTTTTGtatgttttctttctttatttttattcccTTCAAATGAtttcaatcttttaatatatagcataaaaaataaaaataattgaatATTTATATTGACAACGCTTTTTTGCACTATTTAAAGCCTTATTTTAACAActtataatatttcaaaaatatactTTTAGAAATATACGTAATTTGCATTAATATTGCATAAATAATTATTTGTTTAATTATTATGATAaggtaaaattttaaatatagatAACATCGAGTGCTGGGCCCGAAAGGTCTAAATACAAAGATAAGTGATGGAGCCCAAAACAGAGGCACTTCTTTTGGACCTCGCTCGCCGCTTCGTCCTCGTCTGGTCCGAAGTTATCCACACatggcagtggcagtggcagttgCAGTTGCTCAACGGAACCTCGCTCGCTGGCCTCCGGCGGTCGCATCGACCGCCGCTCCTCGTCCTCGGACCTTCCCGTTTTCTGCTAATACCATCAGATTCTCCGCCAATTTTATCGTTCCGATCGTTTATCCGCCGCTTTTCGCCGAGCCCCGCCCTGTTCTCCGGCTTGCGAGGGCCGTCGGAGGATTCGATCAGGTTTACTACTCTCCTATTGATGATTCTAAATGCGGTAGTCCACTTACATTTAATTCCGGATGAAAACCCATCGATCCGTCGTCTTAAAATTTCTTGTTTCTATGTGATCCGGTGGAGATATGTGTGTTCTTTTTAGGGCTTAGGTCTTATCTTATGTGCATATGAATGCGCTTGAATAATGGAATAGAAGTCTGAAATGTGCATATCTTGCGCTATCTTAGTAAACAAGGAATAGTCACGTTTCAGGTAGGCGGTAGTGGAAACCAAAGCTCCGAGGATTCAGTTTCTCAGAAGGCATCTACCTGGGCTGAGCCGTTGTTGGACTTTGTGGCAACCAATTTCCTTCCTCTAGGTAGATCCTTTTCCCAGCTATGCTTGGTTGTTGATATACTGCTCGATTGCTACAGTTGGACTTCCTTTCTTTATCTTTGAAATATAAAGGCCCTGATTTATTTTCTGTAGAATTAGTTTGCCTACTTGTTTATTACTTCAAAGCATTGTAAATTAAGACAGCGGTTCAACAAATGGGAGCATTCAAATGAAAATCAGGATAATTCTCATTTTGAAATAGTAGTATTTTATTTTTGCTTTGAACTAATCTACATAAAGTACGGACAGAAAATTTGACTCATATTGCACTTATTCAAAGGATCAAAGAATTCTTGGACTGTCCGAGATAAGTTTCATTCTACTTTTGGTCTTTGTATCATTTTTTATGTGTCTTGTGTTGATTTGGCTTTTTAAGTTGGTATTAGGTGTCGTTTTGAATTGTATCTGCTATCTTTATCAAAAGTGATCATTctaatttctttcttcttttttcctttctgtCAGCTCTTCTTTCTGGGATAGCTCTAGGACTTGTAAATCCAACTCCTGGTTGTCTCGCCCACAAACTCTCTTTGTCAAGATTTAGTACCTGTGGGATATTCTTTATCTCAGGTGAGTTTAATGACCAcccttgttcttttctttttaaacTATATAGGCACTGTGCTTCTTGATTGTCTTGTTCTAATATAGGGATCATGTTGCACAGTAGAGAGCTTGGTGCAGCTGTAGAAGCTTGGCCTGCAGGTCTTTTTGGGCTTGTATGATCTCAATTTTCTTTTACATCTTGCCAAGGATTAAACTTCTTGATTTTAGTTGGACTTTTGATTTTCAACTACTAGCAAAATCTGCACCTTATGATCTCAGTGGAACAGATGATACTTATGTTTAATATGTGAATGAGAAATGTGACAAGACAATAGTCattaaaaaatatgaaaaatgccCCTTTCTATAATCATgatgatgatcatcatcataTCATTGGATATTTAAACCCTGCACTCACCTGGTCTGCATCTAGCTTGATACCCTTCATTAGACAGCATAGTTTCTTAGGGAGCAGGATTTTGAACCATTATCCAATTATTGAGGTTTTGTTATGCTTGTGGTGCTACAGAATTAATCAACCACCAttactaactaactaactaacactatatatatatatatatatatataggcaaagTTTGTGTTTCTGGTTTGGAGCAACTTTTAAAGATAGAAATATCTGAAATAAGATGAGTTGAATCTCAAGGGTACTTCAGTAATTTTTTGGATCTCTGCCATCTTTCAAGACGAATTAGAATAACATATTGTGTTGTCATTTAGTTTGTCTTGTCTTTGTATGACCCATATGTCTTGCTCGATAGACCTAACCTATAATGTCGTGACTTAGGCAGCAGGGTTTTGAACCAATATCCAATTATCAAGGTTTGTGCTGACAGTGCTACCAGAAAATATTAACATTACCTTTCCACATGAAAGAGTAGAGGTGATTGGTTTTTAGAGTCCCAAATCAAGGCACAGTTAAATATgtgaaaacttataagtttgtCCTTTTAGTTAATTATCACCAACATACAAAGATAGGAATATCTCAAATAAGATGAGTTTCATCCCAGGAATTTCTTCATAAACTCTAGGAGCTATGATCTCTTTTTTCTGAGTATGCTACAATGAAGCTCCATAATGTTCTTACCTATTGTGTCTGCACTGATATACTCTTTGTGCTAGTCCTCAGCTAAGGTCTCTCTTTTAAACTGGGTCTTATTATCAGCTATTGATCATTTGGCATTGGCACAAATATTGTATGTTGGTTATTGCCTGTGGACATATGGTTAGTAATATT is from Musa acuminata AAA Group cultivar baxijiao chromosome BXJ1-6, Cavendish_Baxijiao_AAA, whole genome shotgun sequence and encodes:
- the LOC135584103 gene encoding CAAX prenyl protease 2-like isoform X3; its protein translation is MPSSFPSTAMASSSSSTSENPRISDHLALATAPISGRVAVTACAAMAFVYVAILYSPTLILRLPPPDSLESFMIRRFACAVVSSAVSVISCLFLLGLGRLDDFPTILGVLGIRRDHLWQAAVFPILLTSLIYAGSFVSKSWKLVSRWKDEGRENSFCSVGIYGRRCKDWVCAYARNVMAWRNYVVAPITEELVFRACMIPLLLCGGFGTYSIVFLSPIFFSLAHLNHFLELYYQQKYSFMKAFLIVGLQLGYTVIFGWYTSFLFIRTGSLISPIVAHIFCNVMGLPVLSSPRTKGLTRHWNMD
- the LOC135584103 gene encoding CAAX prenyl protease 2-like isoform X2; this translates as MPSSFPSTAMASSSSSTSENPRISDHLALATAPISGRVAVTACAAMAFVYVAILYSPTLILRLPPPDSLESFMIRRFACAVVSSAVSVISCLFLLGLGRLDDFPTILGVLGIRRDHLWQAAVFPILLTSLIYAGSFVSKSWKLVSRWKDEGRENSFCSVGIYGRRCKDWVCAYARNVMAWRNYVVAPITEELVFRACMIPLLLCGGFGTYSIVFLSPIFFSLAHLNHFLELYYQQKYSFMKAFLILGYTVIFGWYTSFLFIRTGSLISPIVAHIFCNVMGLPVLSSPRTKGTATIAAAAGLVGFLYLLFPATNPDMYNQLRDGCRCWHRYCGWS
- the LOC135584103 gene encoding CAAX prenyl protease 2-like isoform X4; the protein is MPSSFPSTAMASSSSSTSENPRISDHLALATAPISGRVAVTACAAMAFVYVAILYSPTLILRLPPPDSLESFMIRRFACAVVSSAVSVISCLFLLGLGRLDDFPTILGVLGIRRDHLWQAAVFPILLTSLIYAGSFVSKSWKLVSRWKDEGRENSFCSVGIYGRRCKDWVCAYARNVMAWRNYVVAPITEELVFRACMIPLLLCGGFGTYSIVFLSPIFFSLAHLNHFLELYYQQKYSFMKAFLIVAWLYRDIWMVHIFSLHSNREPNISHCSAYIL
- the LOC135584103 gene encoding CAAX prenyl protease 2-like isoform X1: MPSSFPSTAMASSSSSTSENPRISDHLALATAPISGRVAVTACAAMAFVYVAILYSPTLILRLPPPDSLESFMIRRFACAVVSSAVSVISCLFLLGLGRLDDFPTILGVLGIRRDHLWQAAVFPILLTSLIYAGSFVSKSWKLVSRWKDEGRENSFCSVGIYGRRCKDWVCAYARNVMAWRNYVVAPITEELVFRACMIPLLLCGGFGTYSIVFLSPIFFSLAHLNHFLELYYQQKYSFMKAFLIVGLQLGYTVIFGWYTSFLFIRTGSLISPIVAHIFCNVMGLPVLSSPRTKGTATIAAAAGLVGFLYLLFPATNPDMYNQLRDGCRCWHRYCGWS